A genomic window from Vigna radiata var. radiata cultivar VC1973A chromosome 2, Vradiata_ver6, whole genome shotgun sequence includes:
- the LOC106754926 gene encoding fasciclin-like arabinogalactan protein 12 produces MTMQKQSLFSFSLALLVSFLYFTNSSAQLSPAASPLKPPQSTPTPPAAAPKPLVPSLPESPSDATPDTAAAVDIVGILRQAKSFNILIRLMKTTQLINQLNAQLLTTKSGGITILAPDDSAFSELKAGFLNSLSDGQKLELLQFHVLSEYVSSSNFDTLTNPVRTLAGAKPGKVELNVISYGGSVNISTGEVNTTITGIVYTDKHLAIYKVGKVLLPMDFFTVAKAPAKSPSLAPEPSAKAPKADKENSLSPDSSESSQINSTKDNSGTVKTIVYGKWLSLVLGVILVTVFSS; encoded by the coding sequence ATGACGATGCAAAAGCAATCTCTCTTCTCCTTCTCACTAGCTTTGCTagtttcatttttgtatttcaccAACTCTTCAGCTCAGTTATCACCGGCTGCTTCCCCTCTAAAACCACCCCAATCTACCCCTACACCACCAGCTGCAGCCCCTAAACCATTGGTTCCCTCGTTGCCAGAGTCACCAAGTGATGCAACCCCTGACACTGCAGCAGCTGTTGACATTGTTGGAATCCTGAGGCAGGCCAAGTCATTCAACATCCTTATCCGTCTCATGAAAACCACTCAATTGATCAACCAACTCAATGCACAGCTCCTCACCACTAAGTCAGGTGGCATCACCATTCTTGCACCTGATGACAGTGCCTTCTCTGAACTCAAAGCAGGCTTCCTCAACTCTCTTTCTGATGGCCAAAAGCTCGAGCTCTTACAGTTCCATGTTCTTTCAGAGTATGTGTCTAGCTCCAACTTTGATACTTTAACCAACCCTGTGAGAACACTTGCAGGAGCTAAACCTGGAAAGGTGGAACTGAATGTGATAAGTTATGGAGGGAGTGTGAATATCTCAACAGGGGAGGTTAACACCACCATCACTGGCATTGTATACACAGATAAGCATCTTGCTATTTATAAGGTAGGAAAAGTGCTTCTTCCTATGGACTTCTTTACAGTGGCCAAGGCACCTGCAAAGTCACCCTCTTTAGCACCAGAACCATCTGCAAAGGCTCCTAAAGCAGATAAGGAAAATTCACTGTCCCCAGACTCCTCAGAATCATCTCAGATTAATTCCACAAAGGATAACTCTGGCACAGTGAAAACCATTGTGTATGGAAAGTGGCTGTCCCTTGTTCTTGGAGTAATTCTCGTGACTGTTTTCTCATCATAA